In the Malaya genurostris strain Urasoe2022 chromosome 1, Malgen_1.1, whole genome shotgun sequence genome, one interval contains:
- the LOC131426574 gene encoding protein artemis-like: protein MSTFSGFIKEIPGISVDHFIERNRTESVAFLISHCHSDHMRGLDLPDSLPGPLYASPISAVFLKHRFPQVTENVVVLNIGDQTTICLDRENNARRVHVTAIPAGHCPGSVMFLFENENQQHILYTGDFRIAAKDLRNIKAFKDLCLETVYLDSTFFNPSYDYFPAQSETLARLVTLCSKWLDFNNRNVISLKLSATFGSEYLFMELYRQLKEKVHVQHREWQQYRYLASLDQCVTPEATAARIHACSGTGTFRQADQLHCQPELDYRNIMVIRPSAMRWRHLTAKDPFCKILRSDREEYAICYSNHASYGELVDFLRYLRPKQVQFCVLGKEDTDERRMRLLVGNILADETATGIDSDTLPVSFNGIVYRSPGRRVRREYSDDETEEEDTSIHTLPKRRRNLPAQIC, encoded by the exons ATGAGTACATTTTCGGGCTTTATTAAAGAGATTCCGGGTATATCGGTGGATCACTTTATCGAACGAAACCGCACAGAATCGGTAGCATTTCTGATATCGCACTGCCATTCGGATCATATGAGGGGACTAGATCTACCGGATAGTCTTCCCGGTCCGCTTTACGCAAGTCCTATATCGGCTGTGTTCCTGAAACATCGCTTCCCCCAGGTTACCGAAAATGTAGTGGTGCTCAATATCGGCG atcaaACCACAATCTGTTTGGATCGCGAAAACAATGCTCGTCGAGTACACGTGACAGCCATTCCTGCTGGGCATTGCCCCGGATCAGTTATGTTTCTTTTTGAGAATGAAAACCAGCAGCACATACTTTACACCGGTGACTTTAGAATTGCTGCTAAAGATCTTCGAAATATTAAAGCCTTTAAGGATTTATGCTTGGAGACCGTCTACCTAGACAGTACATTTTTCAATCCCAGCTACGATTATTTTCCTGCACAATCGGAAACGTTGGCTAGACTAGTCACGTTATGCAGCAAATGGCTAGATTTCAATAATCGGAATGTAATATCATTAAAACTTTCAGCTACTTTTGGTTCAGAATACTTATTTATGGAACTTTACCGCCAACTGAAGGAAAAAGTTCACGTTCAGCATAGAGAATGGCAGCAATATCGTTATCTTGCAAGCTTGGACCAGTGTGTCACTCCGGAAGCCACGGCAGCAAGAATCCATGCGTGCTCTGGAACTGGAACTTTCAGACAGGCCGACCAGCTTCATTGCCAACCAGAGCTAGATTATCGAAACATTATGGTTATACGCCCCTCTGCCATGCGATGGCGACATCTCACAGCAAAGGATCCATTCTGCAAAATTTTGAGGTCAGATCGGGAGGAGTATGCAATCTGCTACTCAAACCACGCTAGCTACGGAGAACTGGTGGACTTTCTGCGCTATCTTCGACCAAAGCAAGTGCAGTTTTGTGTTCTTGGGAAGGAAGACACGGACGAGCGACGAATGAGACTGTTGGTTGGAAATATTTTGGCGGATGAAACGGCAACCGGAATTGATAGCGACACTTTGCCTGTGAGCTTTAACGGTATCGTTTACCGGTCACCTGGTCGTAGAGTAAGGCGAGAATACTCTGATGATGAGACCGAGGAGGAAGATACTTCGATACATACTTTACCTAAAAGACGTCGAAATTTGCCTGCACAAATCTGTTGA